The following nucleotide sequence is from Coffea eugenioides isolate CCC68of chromosome 3, Ceug_1.0, whole genome shotgun sequence.
NNNNNNNNNNNNNNNNNNNNNNNNNNNNNNNNNNNNNNNNNNNNNNNNNNNNNNNNNNNNNNNNNNNNNNNNNNNNNNNNNNNNNNNNNNNNNNNNNNNNNNNNNNNNNNNNNNNNNNNNNNNNNNNNNNNNNNNNNNNNNNNNNNNNNNNNNNNNNNNNNNNNNNNNNNNNNNNNNNNNNNNNNNNNNNNNNNNNNNNNNNNNNNNNNNNNNNNNNNNNNNNNNNNNNNNNNNNNNNNNNNNNNNNNNNNNNNNNNNNNNNNNNNNNNNNNNNNNNNNNNNNNNNNNNNNNNNNNNNNNNNNNNNNNNNNNNNNNNNNNNNNNNNNNNNNNNNNNNNNNNNNNNNNNNNNNNNNNNNNNNNNNNNNNNNNNNNNNNNNNNNNNNNNNNNNNNNNNNNNNNNNNNNNNNNNNNNNNNNNNNNNNNNNNNNNNNNNNNNNNNNNNNNNNNNNNNNNNNNNNNNNNNNNNNNNNNNNNNNNNNNNNNNNNNNNNNNNNNNNNNNNNNNNNNNNNNNNNNNNNNNNNNNNNNNNNNNNNNNNNNNNNNNNNNNNNNNNNNNNNNNNNNNNNNNNNNNNNNNNNNNNNNNNNNNNNNNNNNNNNNNNNNNNNNNNNNNNNNNNNNNNNNNNNNNNNNNNNNNNNNNNNNNNNNNNNNNNNNNNNNNNNNNNNNNNNNNNNNNNNNNNNNNNNNNNNNNNNNNNNNNNNNNNNNNNNNNNNNNNNNNNNNNNNNNNNNNNNNNNNNNNNNNNNNNNNNNNNNNNNNNNNNNNNNNNNNNNNNNNNNNNNNNNNNNNNNNNNNNNNNNNNNNNNNNNNNNNNNNNNNNNNNNNNNNNNNNNNNNNNNNNNNNNNNNNNNNNNNNNNNNNNNNNNNNNNNNNNNNNNNNNNNNNNNNNNNNNNNNNNNNNNNNNNNNNNNNNNNNNNNNNNNNNNNNNNNNNNNNNNNNNNNNNNNNNNNNNNNNNNNNNNNNNNNNNNNNNNNNNNNNNNNNNNNNNNNNNNNNNNNNNNNNNNNNNNNNNNNNNNNNNNNNNNNNNNNNNNNNNNNNNNNNNNNNNNNNNNNNNNNNNNNNNNNNNNNNNNNNNNNNNNNNNNNNNNNNNNNNNNNNNNNNNNNNNNNNNNNNNNNNNNNNNNNNNNNNNNNNNNNNNNNNNNNNNNNNNNNNNNNNNNNNNNNNNNNNNNNNNNNNNNNNNNNNNNNNNNNNNNNNNNNNNNNNNNNNNNNNNNNNNNNNNNNNNNNNNNNNNNNNNNNNNNNNNNNNNNNNNNNNNNNNNNNNNNNNNNNNNNNNNNNNNNNNNNNNNNNNNNNNNNNNNNNNNNNNNNNNNNNNNNNNNNNNNNNNNNNNNNNNNNNNNNNNNNNNNNNNNNNNNNNNNNNNNNNNNNNNNNNNNNNNNNNNNNNNNNNNNNNNNNNNNNNNNNNNNNNNNNNNNNNNNNNNNNNNNNNNNNNNNNNNNNNNNNNNNNNNNNNNNNNNNNNNNNNNNNNNNNNNNNNNNNNNNNNNNNNNNNNNNNNNNNNNNNNNNNNNNNNNNNNNNTTTTTTatgatgtaatgtatgtgagataaaaaggtgtttgagaatataaaaaggtgggttgggaaatgtgtttatgatgcaaacgAAATaatatttgggataatttcactaTCCAAACACTCATAATTTTTGGTAAAATGCCATGATTATCTCAAAATGTGATTATATTTAATTTaactagaaaaaggaaaatttgatatattatcaaaaaaattatatgaaattaaaatttgaattttcacAATATCACTAGCCAACAAACAGACAAGACAATAACATGGATTTTTTGTTATGAATGAATTAAAGTAGTTAAAGCGCCACGTAGTGACAATAAATCGGGTGAACTTGGTTAAAGAAATGGAAGTGCTATCTATCATTCGGGTGAACTTGGTTAAAAATGTAAATTTGATGGAAAGAAAATAGCAGAAAATTATTAGAGACTTTCCAAGATTCTAGGCCTAGTCTTCCAAGTTCCAGCCTTGAAAATTGAGAGAAGGGCTGGGGGAAGGGAAGGGAAAGAAGGTAGGAAGGATGGAAGCATCTTCCTCCACTCCTGATCTCTTTtgcattctttgatgatgcaaAAACAGCAGCTGGTTTAAGTGAGGTGGTTCTTACTTCTTCTCCAATCTCTTTTCCGATAGCTTAATACAGCTTATCCGTCTAGAGAATAACCCCTCCCCCTCCATTCTCCTCCCTTGTCCCTCCAaaccctaacatttttttttttcaaaatatcccTCTATCTAATCTCCTTTGTTGTTGTCATCAATCTCTGTAACTATTTCTATTTCGCATCTTCCAATTCACCGCCCCACGTTAGCCCTCATTGGTTAAAGTGATCTGATTGGTTGACCTTTACGTGTATTATAGAAAAAGCCTTTTTATTTTCGTTTTCTTAACCTTGactttttctctattattttctttttttttcggatgAATACCGATCTGGGTTCGAGTCGCTTTGATGTTATTCGGAGACTATGATGATTTCGGATCCAAATCTGGTATATTACGCTTGCGTTGCAAAAGGCACCACAATTCTTGCTGAGTTCAATTCAAAGGATGCTGATCTTGGTTCCTTAGCGATCAAATGCCTTGAAAAAACGCCACCTTTGCATTCTGTTTTCACCCATACGGTCCGCAACAGGACCTACACATTCTTTATTGAAGATCCTTTTGCTTATTTTgccatatttgatgaaaatctTGAGAACTCCGAAGGGTTGGCTTTTCTGAAGAGTGTCAAGGACGCCTTCAATGAGGTTGCTGGAAGCAGTTCTGCTAAGAAAAGGTTGCAGAAGTTGTCTTCTCACTGTTTTCAGGGCGAATTTAGCCCTgtttttcatcatctgttgacCGCAGATGCAGATATGGGGGGGATCCATTCTCCTAATTCAGGGTTGAAACTTAGTCTTGGCTGGAACGGAAGCATGGATTCCTCCAGAGGAGGGCCCGTTGGGAGGCCGTTGTTGGGCACTGCCAAGAGCttgatgaagaaaaagaagaagtttTGGTTAGGTGATTGTATGGGTGGCTCTGCTGCAAATGCCAAAGATGCCTCTCCGGATGAGGGGGCAGCAGCTGGATTGAGCAGGGAGTTTACAGTGGTGATGCACAAGAATGGACTGCATTCTGGGGAATTGGGACAACAGAAGGCTAAGGTAGTCTGGAAAAAGCATGTTTGGGTGGTGTTGTCAATGGACTTGATCATTTGTACTATCTTGTTTGTTGTATGGTTGTGCATTTGTGGGGGTTTCAAATGCGTTGATGCGTGAAAATGGAATCTTCATTTGGAAGCAATCCTGATTATGAATTGGATGTTTTTTCATCTATATTGATGTTCCCATCTGTCTTGATTGCTTTACTACGAAGTGGACGAAGGAATTTGGGCTTCAATAAAAGCGGATCAAGGAACTTTTTAGCCGAGATGTTTGGCAGACTATTTTGGCAGAGTCAGCTGTAATTATAATCTCTGTCTCTTGTTGCTGTGGTTCAAATGTTCAAGCTCAAGCTCAAGCTGGTATTGcatttggatttcttttttgaaattcATAAACTCTTTAATTTTTATCTGTCTTTAGTATGCAGATATGAATCCGTATATTctcttgtgcatgttgtaatgTGTATGTGCCTATACTTGAGATACTTGCATGGTACAAATGTAGTTTTCTTTATGGACGTCTTCGCATTTGTGCATTAGATTGCGGTATGGTTGCTTGTAATGAAATCTATACATCATTTCCTGTATGGACTTGAATCAGAAAGCCACAAGTTTGTTAAATGACAATGACAAGCAAGAAGTTCTCAGATGAGAATCGACGTGTCGGCTCTGTTTGGATCTCCTGTTTTTGgaatgtttttcaaaaactagtttttcaaatacaataaaagttacaacaaagtactctaaaaaataatttaaaaataattttaaattattttaaaattttaccaaatatCTCATAATAAAGTGgcaataaaaaatatttcaaaatattttttaaaaatatttcaaaatatactctaaaaactctgctacagcaaagtttttcaaaaacattcCCAagaacagctaatccaaacggacaaCGCTGTGAAAGCATGTCCTATATACCAATCAGAAACTGCTTTCACTATATCAAGAACATTTGCGTTTCAGAAGTGTGAATATTTTCTGCAATACTGTGGTATTCTATTTTTAGAACCAGGATTAGTCAGAATCAGTGTCCCTTAACTGAATCTATGCTTAACTAATATATTTGTTGAAGTTTCTTTTGAATCTGATTGACGATGCCATTGTGGTTTCAGAAATACCAAACATTTGATTTGATGGAATCAAGAGAAAAGATAGGAATAGGAGGAATCGGGTATTTGTGTTCGGATTAATGCTGATGGTGGAAAAGGGTAGGAGATGGAGGAAAGGTGCTTAACAATTAGTAGTAGTTTCTGTT
It contains:
- the LOC113765089 gene encoding phytolongin Phyl2.2-like; translated protein: MMISDPNLVYYACVAKGTTILAEFNSKDADLGSLAIKCLEKTPPLHSVFTHTVRNRTYTFFIEDPFAYFAIFDENLENSEGLAFLKSVKDAFNEVAGSSSAKKRLQKLSSHCFQGEFSPVFHHLLTADADMGGIHSPNSGLKLSLGWNGSMDSSRGGPVGRPLLGTAKSLMKKKKKFWLGDCMGGSAANAKDASPDEGAAAGLSREFTVVMHKNGLHSGELGQQKAKVVWKKHVWVVLSMDLIICTILFVVWLCICGGFKCVDA